Below is a window of Penaeus vannamei isolate JL-2024 chromosome 30, ASM4276789v1, whole genome shotgun sequence DNA.
CAACCAGGGAGGTTGTTGACCACCTTGACAGCATCCGCCCCAAGGTCGCACCATATTCCAAAGTGAGTAAAGGCTCtgcctgtttatctttctatcggtctgtctatctatgtatcactcTGCCTGCCCGTCTTTATGTCCATCAGAactcctatctctttctatccgtccttatatctgtatgtatttcctctacctcttcccgatatttttttttcctggtccCCTTTacgttctttctcttccccagtCTATctgatcttctctccctcccctctttctctcactttctcctttatttccccttttctctttctctctatcttttttatccgtCCCTTTGGAAGAGAATACCGGTAGTGCAGGGATAAACCTATTACCTTAAAAGCGTCATATAAAAAAGTAGGTAGGCCTAGATTGACGAAGAAAAGATGGAATAAGttttaattgatatataaatagttgaataggtagagagatggatggaaagtTAACGGAATGAGAAACCAAAGATGTATTAAATATAAACAGATAGGCCGATGGAGAAATGATGTAGTTTACATATATCTTCCTTAGCCTAAATGATAAGTGCAGAAGTGCCACTTATGCACCTCCCCTATtagctccccttttcctcccccctgcccctcccccccctctgccactgccccttcccttcctctgccccttccacctcccctcctctgtcacttccctcctcctccccctctgtccctcccccctcaagtgtgtgtgtgtgtgtggcatcgtGGAGTGCCAAGGTGAAGCCTTGAAGTCTCTTGTCTTGACGTCAGCTCCGAGATAGACGACTGACGTGGGCCTAGAAAGTGatgtgccacccccccccccccctttttttttgctataaatatttatttttatataacctGTTCTTCTAGCGTACAAgtttttatctattgttttattgTGTTGTTGGTCCTAGGCCTATTTTTTAAATATCGAATGGAAAGTTCATCCTGGcgattaatatgatgatgataccgTCGTAGTCATGGTATCCTTATCACCACATTGATTCACATGAACAGTAATGATAGAGCCAACATGCTTATCGATTAAGTTAGATTTTTAGAATTAGAACGATtgttcaatgagagagagagagagagagagagagagagagagagagagagagagagagagagagagagagagagagagagagagagagagagagagagacagagagagagagagagagagacagagagagacagagagagagcgagagagagagagagagagagagagagagagagagagagagagagagagagagagagagagagagagagagagagagagagagagagagagagagacagagagagagagagagacagagagagagagagagagagagagacagagagagagagagagagagagacagagagagagagagagagagagagagagagagagagagagagagagagagagagagagagaaagagagagagagagggagggacacacacacacacaaagacgcacacatacacacacacacacacacacacacacacacacacacacacacacacacacacacacacacacacacacacatacacacacacacaaagagagagagagagagagagagagagacggagagagagagagagagagagagagagagagagagagagagagagagagagagagagagcgtgcgggcgggcgggcgggcgagcgggcgagcGGGCGTGTAACAGGTGTGGAATCCGGCGAGAGATAAGTctgtttctattctattttcgtcTACTTGTTGCTGTCTACTCGCTAATGGGgtgccggggtgggggggggtcgtggcGTTAGGATTTGGGTACGggcgggggagggcaggggggagagcATCCGGTTTCAGTGGCGCCAGGGTCATAGTGGACGGacgttgggaggagagggggggagatatgggtatggggggggggtatggacgGAGGGGACAAGGACCACATGGCACTCGGCGCGTGTGGCACcctattattttttctgtctgtttcttattgcttttttatcttcagtattattattttttttttactattattttgtggTTCCAATCccctgtttgtctgttcgtcttcGTGTTCcccattgattgattgattgattgattgtaagtcatttgtttgtttttttattcaaattCATCATCGTGTGGTTttactcgccctcctcccccccccccttatcataatcttcgtcttcttttccctattccccatcgtctccctcctcctgttcttcccctttctcctcctcctctctctccgcctccgtctcttctccacctcctcctactcctcttcctcctcctcctcctcctcctcctcctcctcctcctcttcttcctcctccacctcctcctctttccctcctcctcctcctcttttccctccccctcctctaccccctcctcctcctctacctcttccccctcctcctcctcctctaccccctcctcctcctcctctaccccctcctccctcctcctcttccccctcctcctcctccttctcttccccctcctcctcctcctcttccccctcgtcctcctcctcttccccctcgtcctcctcctcttccccctcgtcctcctcctcttccccctcctcctcctctccctcctcctcctcctcctccttctccttttccgcgATCCATTTTTCAAAGGTATGTGGGgtaggcagggaaggagaagagggagaagcaaaatggtgatgattttgagcGCTTGCCAAGGTGCATGAGAGGGGGGGCGGTAGGGAAGGAAGCAGactgagaagggaggagagagtgagaacgagagggagaaagagagaacgagagggagagagagataggaaggagaaagagagagggagagggggagagggagggagagatagggaagcaGACTGAGAAGGGAGTAGAAAttgagaccgagagggagagagggagagcgaaaaagcgcgagagggagggagggagggagagagagagaaagaaggggaaagagaaaaggaggatagaaagagtgagaggaagaaggatagggaggtggaaaaggagagaaggagaaaaagaggaaagagagagagggagaaggatgaggagggaaaggcagaaagggaagagaaagaggagaaaggagaagggcgtgagaaagaggaaatgggtggaggaggaggagaaggagggaatgggaaaaattggaataagagtgagaaggagagggtgggaagacggggagggggagtgctTAGGGTAAATGAGGAATCTTTgcagtcttctctctccctccccctgccccttttcAAGGCTAGACCTCCCGCTGACTGAAAttattagttctttttttttctctctctctctttcgcttcggcTTATGCAGTTCCatttcttgcctctccctctccctccccctcgcctacaCCGCCACAACCTTCACCCCctgctttcattttcctctctctctctctctctctctctctctctctctctctctctctctctctctctctctctctctctctctctctctctctctctctctctctctctctctctctctctatctctctatctctctatctctctatctctctctttttgtttctttgtctctctctctctctctctctctctctctctttctctttgtctttctctttctctctctctcttctcttccccctcttctcctttgcctcttcccctttcccccttctccccttctcccctctccctttccacccttccccctttctcccctctccctctccccccttccccctctccctttctatctccttctctctcttctctcccccccctccctctttcccccttccctccccctcccctctccctcctatcccaatCACTCGCTGGTGCCCCAAGTCCTCTCCCCGGAGACGTGCGTGTGCGCCCACTCACGCTGGAATATTCAGCTTAATaaccctccttgtctccctctgccAACAGGAGCTGCTGGTGGGTCCAGGTGTTGGCCCGCTGTTGTCACCCGCCTCGCCTGACGACTCTCTGCCCTCGACGCAAGACGAAGACGAGGATGCCACGTcgcaggtgaggagagggagagagagagagagagagagagagagagagagagagagagagagagagagagagagagagagagagagagagagagagagagagagagagagagagagagagagagagagagagagagagagagaatgaagactgaaagagagaaagagaagagggagagaggggagagagagagagagagagagagagagagagagagagagagagagagagagagagagagagagagagagagagagagagagagagagagagagagagcgagcgaaagggaggaaaagagcagtcaggaagaaagagaggaagagtgagagagtctttctgattttttttttcctaaggaGGTCCGTGAATCTAGAATGATCGATGGCGTCCTTAGCGTCCGTTTGGGCCTTCCTTCGTCTCCGCCTCTCTCGCCATACTTATCTCACTggatttcgctttttctttttgggCGGGGTCTCTTGGGGTCCTTTTTTGGGGGCGGGGTCTCCTGGggtcttttttgggggggcggggtctCGGTGTCTTTTTTTGACGggggtgttttttctctttttatgatttttgtctATCTTGTATATCGATTTTTTAAGTATACGTCAGTGTATACctctttgcctttcccttcctctttttcctcttccttcctccttccttcttcctctcttcctgattATTACTAGTCGACATGTttgcgggagagagaaaaagaagagaatggaaggcaATAAAATGTGTTTTTTACGATTGACTGTTTGTTGACTATAAAATTGAATATATACCTTAAGGTGACAAGATATGCAGTCTGGGTTTTGATAttcaggctatatatatatatatatatatatatatatatatatatatatatatatatatatatatatatatatatatatatatatatatatatacaacatatatatatatacatatatatatatatatatatatatatacacacacacacacacacacacacacacacacacacacacacacacacacacacacacacacacacacacacacacacacacacacacacacacacacctcaaagaGGGACTTGATTCTTTGGACTTAGATTAAACATGTGCACAGACTTAGTTTAAATAAATTCAACACAGACATACCAAAGTTAACATCCACTTCACGAGTAACATCTAACACATAGAAGGCACACACTCATTTCAACCCAAGAGAAGCCCCACACACACGTAGAGCGAAAGGCCAAAGCCCAAAGCCTCTCGAGTCGCCGCGCCGCGCCCCTAGCGCCCCTCCAACCGCCTGTCGCTGCCCTCAGAGCCCCGAGAGCAGCTGCGTGTCGGCGCAGGACTACTGGGAGACCGGGGGCGAGAGCGACCTGCGCGACGAGAGCGAgcgcgacgaggaggaagaggaggacttcggcggaggaggaggaggaggaggtggtcttGGAGTGAACGACAGCCACGAGGAGCGACGTCTGAACGAGCGCTCGTTCCCCCGCTCGTACCCGCAGTCCTCGCGGCGTCCGAGGCGGCGGACCAAGAAGAGGCACCACAGCCACAGCCCTCAGGTAGGCAGACGACGCCCACGCGGCCCtctgctttcccctccctctcgtcccctcggcccctctctcctcctgcccctcctctctcgtcccctcgacccctctctcctcctgcccctcctctctcgtcccctcgacccctctctcatcctgcccctctgcccctctctcatcctgccctttctccgtctttccttccatccctcctgcatttcccctccctccttcctcccagtaTTCATTCcgattattttttctgtctctccctccctcctcacattcTTCCTTCcgattatttttctatctctccctccctccttctctctcctctaaacTTTATGcacattttcttccccttcacccttcctttcatccctcccctcctcttcccttcccccattttttaaaaggggagaggggagggggaggggagagcactgCATAGACGTGACACAGACGAATGCAGTTACCTCATGACACGGGGAAAGGACGCGGTTTGCAGGAGTTTGTCTTTGGCTCGGTTGcgaattggggaggggggagggatgggaggagggagggtgagccacggtggtagggggaaggggtgggaggggggggggcgcggttGCTTGTGCCAGTGGAGAACggcgtgtggttgtttgtttggtatTGTTGGTTCTCTCGCTCTGCCTGTACCTCCATCTCGGTTCTTCCATTCGTCTTTCCTTGCGtctcctcctttctcgtctctccttctcccttcctgtccccttttgctctccctttctctcccatccctccttctccccctctccctccgccccttctcccccctttcctctactctcctctttctcccttcccacctcttcctgtccctttctctctcccaccttctccctcctcccttcctctccccagcccttttactctcccttctccctctctcctccctcccctcccctccccctcccccagcccttttACTATCACTCAGAGCCGCGGTAAACAATAGTCTATAAGCACCTGCGCGGTTATTCCTGTGCCTCGCTCTCCTCGCcggaacgggggaaggggggggggtgatgttacTGCGTACGTGACAGGTgtaatctcctctttctctctttctctctttctttttttctttctttctttctttctttctttctttctttcttttctttctctctctctctctctctctctctctctctctctctctctctctctctctctctctctctctctctctctctctctctctctctctctctctctctctctcaatcctatttcttcttctccctttctttttacccttttcttaccccgtcttcttcctctttgcttctgaccctgtttcccttccctccccccaccacctctccctcaccccctcctcttcctgcctcgctTTAGCCCACGTGTCAGTGTTAgccatagagggggggggggcagggagggagaggggggaccacCTACCTACCTTGCACTCACGCTGCTCCACATAGCCCGCGGGTGCCAAAGCTGTGCAAGCGGCATCATTCTTGGCACTTGGACGAGGAGGTGTttgtgtgaagggggggagggggagggggaagggaggggtgtggcACTGCCTCCGTCGTGCTTTTCCTTTTCGGTTCATTGGCATTGTccacaatttttattttattatgtattttttttgttgtttatctattttttatgttttttttcattctcttcttcctctttttctccctctctccctctcatattcccCTCGCTTTCATGatttctttccctcctgctttctcttctcgcctgtattcctctcaccttctctatcTACCTCCGGTTCCCCTCTTACTTTCCCTTTACTATTCCctgtatcccctctccccctctctatcctcctctctctctctcccctaccccctccacctttcctctccctctctctccccctttactttccctcccctccccctctcccttattccttctccctgccccctctcccttctcactccctcctaccccctctctctctccctcccccctgccccttcttctccctcctaccccctctcccttctccctccccctacccctctctcttctccctccccctacccctctctcttcccctcccctacccctcttctctccctctccccccctatcccctctccctcccccctatcccctctcccttctcactcccccctaccccctcttctctctccctcctaccccgtctccctcccctcccctcccctccctggcaCCCTTCCTGATATTTATTCTCGTCTCCCTGCTCTGATTGGCCAAACGCAATCGCGGAATGCTCGCCAATTTACCTTAGTGCGCGACTTGCGATTATTTTATCCCTTCCTGcttcttttcccgttttttttttctttctttctttcttccttcttttttttctttttattttttattttttcttccgacttatgttgtttttttctctatctctcatctcttctcttctcttctcttcggtcCACCCAGTCTCACGGAGGAAAAATGTCTTAAttcttctcgccttcctctcactccccttctttcttctcctttctccttcctctcccttccccctttccgagAAACACTTCCTTGGGTCTATTTTCGAagttttgggggaaggggaaggaggaggaggaggaggaggaggaggaggaggaggaggaggaggtggaggtggaggtggaggtggaggtggaggtggtggtggaggtggtggtggtggtggtggtggtggaggaggaggaggagtagaaggtggaggaggagggagaaggagataatgtGGATGAAGATGGAATGGAGCAGAAgtaacagaagggagagagaggaggaggatttggaaaATGGGATGAAGGTTAgtgcaaggaagggagaagggagagaaggagaggaaagggtaaagggaaCACTCACCGACTGCTCGCGGGTCGGGCCAGCTCGAGGCTTCCTGAATCACGATGGAAAAGCAGTTCTCACCAGTTTtccaacggggggggggggcatttgcggataggattttttttttttttttttttttttttgtgcgtgtgtgtgtccttgcgtgCGTTTCCTTGCTTGCGCATGTGCTtgcgcgtgtgagtgcgtgtgtatatgcgtgtgtgtgttttaattgtgCTCAAGTGTCTTCTCTGCTAAATTTAGGTTTGCTtagttggaggagagggagtgggggtggggggaaggggaggtggagaacaAGGAGAGCATTCGTTGCGCTGGCCAGTAATTCTTGTTTAATTTTGTCTGCCCTTCTTAGTCTTCTATCTTCGCGCCTGTTATATCATTTCTGCAATGATCTTATATCTTGACTACTTTTTATCTTAGCCGgctgcctcatatatatatatatatatatatatatatatatatatatatatatatatatatatatatatatatatatatatatatatatatatatatatatatatatatatatatatatatatatttcacagatTGCCGAAtatcgacaataataaaaatatcagtgataacaGAAGCGCGCATTAAAGTAAACAAAACCAAATCGAGTTCCATGCTATTTGATCTAAGAAAGATGAAGACTAAATGAATGAATTGAGAGCAATAAGACTAAAAAAGCACCAGGAcgaaaatatcaataatcaaaCAAAGTGAAGTGGGCTGTCGTGTGAACTCGCGTCGCCTTCTCGAGTGCGGCCTTTGGCGTGCACGGAGAGAACGGTCAGCGGAAAAGGAGTGTACGCAAGGAGGACAGTTGGGATTAGAGTGGGTttgatgagtgtgtgtctgtgtgtctgtctgtctgtttgtctccgtgCGTGCGTCCGAGAGCTTATGTATTCTTGCGTAGGTGTGGGTgcagcggggtgggggtggggggggggagggatcggGTGATGGTGTAAGAGCTCTAAGTATTTTCGGAAGCTGCTGACTTGACTACTGTCGGAAACCTTAAGCCGAACGTGtaaggtctctctctcgctctttctctttttttcttgtttcattcctTCCCCTTGCATGTTTCAGCCTGACCTTGGTACTCGTTAAGATTTCCTTCTCTGGATTATGCCTTTCGTAACTGCGAAGTGTAATTGATCAGCTTTCTGGCGCTGGTGGTCACTCGCCTCGATGGAAAGGGAGGAACTGACTGACCCGCAGAGTTAACCTTATAACAAAGGCGCGAAGAGGGACACGTGGAAAGTAGAATTTAAGGAGATTTAAAGCTCTTGCtaggcctttctctctccctccttatgaaACAAACCAAGACAAGGTAAAAAAACAAGCAGACCAACCAAACGGATGGCGAGAGACCCTAACGCGCTGCTCCTTGGCCTTTGCAGGACAGTAGCACGCGCTGCCAGTCTTCGGAGGACGACGAAAGGTCATCGTCCTACCTGAGGTCGTTGACgtccgaggaggaggagccgaCCCGCTACGACCCCGTGCCCTCGGACGTCGTGTCGTGCCAGCCAGCCACCGGGTCCGTCAGGCCCTCGTCGCCCGTCAgtgtgagtggaggggaggggcggactgcggcttggggtggggaggggcgggagaggcagcgagagtcCGTGGGTGGGTTTGGTTGTGTGGTTGCGGGTGGTTGTGTGACGGGCGAATGGAGAAAACGTcaaggataaaaggagaggacgtttgtgtgtgtgtgcctgcgtgtgttatAGGTGTTGGTACATTTCATGTTGGTATATTTATTTACTCAAAATGAATCTTTACACCTATTAAAAAACAGTCGATTTCCTCGTGTCCTTACATaccttgcttcctccctccagCGCGAGCCATCGCTGGGCTTGAGCGAGCTGCTGAACGCCGGCGAGCCCGTGACGAGCGACCGCGGCTCGTGGGGCATGCGCGAGTCCTCCCATTGCGACTCGTGGCACCGCACGGCGCCCCGCTACAGGTGAGACCATCTCGATCTCTTGGGCTCCTGAAGCGGCCAAGGGAGGCTGCTTTAGTTGCCAGGTTAGAAAGGAATAATTGAATGAAAAAGGGCGATATGTCCCTTGTGAAGGGAAAACTAACGTTCTCCGAAATGTCCGCAGCCGCTTCGACGACGAGAGCACAATGCAGAGCAACTGGTACCGCAGCGACGAGGACGACATCATCCTGTCGCCGCGCGCCTCGGAGGCGTTCAAGGACGTGGGTCCGGCCAACGGGTCCGACGACTACAAGACGCCGCCGGGCCAAGGGGCGGTCAAGATCCTCATGAAGAACATCAACTCGATCAAGAAGAAGATCAAGCGCTACGAGGAGGAGTTCGAGTCGGCCTTCGGCTACCGCCCTTCGCACAGTGAGAAGATGAAGCACAAAGAGATCAAGAAGTACATGAGCGAGCTCAGCAAGGCCCGCAAGGAACTCAAGCGTGAGTAGTGTGcgccctccttccgtctccctctttcccttttgtgAAAAGAATTTGGCCCACGCCTCTTGGCTCCTTAGCATTGTTTCATGTTCCGTTTCCCCATTGCAGAGATGAAGGACGACGTCGCCGGCATGATGTCGGTACCCACGGTGTTCCCGCTGTCGCTGCTCCGCTGCCAGGAGTCGACCAACCCCAACGCCAGGCCCAAGAACACCTCCGGCACGGCAGACACCATCCGCCAGGTGGAGGACAGACTGCGGGAGAAGAGGTCGGCCTCGGGACGCCCCACGGAACTCACTAACATGAACAAGACGGAGATGCAGGAGGAGAAGACCGCTCTGCAGAAGGCGCTCCTGTACTATGAATCGGTTCACGGACGGCCCACCACGAGAGAGGACAGAGACCTAGCACGACCCCTGTACGACAGATACCGCCAAGTCAAGAGGATTGTCATGAGATCGAGTTCGGTGAGTGGGCGGCTCCTGTCGCACCAGGCCAGGGATTGTGTTTCTTTATCAGAATGGTACACGTTTGTTTCCGCCATGTGACTATACAGTTTCTTAATTATTTGTTCTCTTTGCCTACCAGAGAGCCAAGGAGAACATGGTGGAGCTGGCCCCGATCCTGGAGCACGAGGCGATGGACTTCACGCTGGCCTCGCCCCAGCACCGGGGCTCGCTACAAGGCGACGAAATCGAAAAGATCTCCCTGCCgccttccccgccctccacccctcccgtCTTCGAATCCCCGGTCTTCGAGGCGCCCCAGATGACCACCACGACAACGACGACCACGACGATGCCCGGGGACGACCCCAAGGACACCCGGCGTGGCGTGCCCCTCGGGGACCTGCACGCGCTGCCCCTGAGCGAGCtgcgggagaggaagaaggaggcacgTGACGAGAAGAAGAAGCTTCGGCGAGCACTGCGCGAGTTCGAGGAGAACTTCGAGAGGGACTTGGGGAGGAAGGTCCAGAAGGAAGACCGGGGCCCCATGGAGCAGACTTACCTGGATTACAAGCACGCAAAGGCGAAGTTGAGGCTGCTTGAGGCCCTTTTGTCCAAACACGAGCCTCACAAGGTCTGAGTATTTTTACATTCAACTACCCTAGGATAAGTGCTGATAGAAGAGCTTATTTTTTGGGGAAAGCAGAAGTTTGTAATGTGCTTACATTATATTAAAAGGCAGTAAATGTTTACTGTAAGTGGATTAGGACGAGGTAGGCTGAGCTGTATTAGACGTCACTCGATGAGAAAGGATCGTCCAGTGATGCAACTCGTTTACAGAATGTCTATTTTGCTGTACTAGCAGAAGAGCGAGGTTTATGGAGGACACAAGGGAAGGACGTCCCAGTCCATGTTCCGTGCTCTGTTTATAGCGACAGGCACTGATTATGCATGAACTGTGATACAGATAGTTGTCAAAGTTCCCAATATGGTTTAAAGATTAATTAAGATAGAAAATCCCTTGTTTTGAATCTTCATTACTAACAGTAGGTTTAATAGGGTCTCCCAGTTCTTTTGTCTATATCTGCACCTTtggaattatttttttcgttattcagATTGTAGGACATACAAGATTGGGATACTTATTTAGTTGGAAGATGTGGATAGCATCTTgcatatatcatctttattattatgattattgttatcacaactattattattattactttttcttattttttgtaccACAGAATTTCTAATGCATTGAAGCTTCCAAATATGCTTTCTCCTTATAAAAATCAGAACTGTGCTAAGTGTGAGGTACCTGAATGTAGCGTTAAGGTACGGGAGCTGTGTGGACGTCTAGGGGCAC
It encodes the following:
- the LOC113806028 gene encoding protein FAM13A isoform X1 is translated as MRRPSFCCDQHGSGETQCQPQEGGESTLARVRRFLAVSMGARAAGRSPTTRCKHRALPPDPLHAPAHAVHSLLAEMKEAGVGVQGVLGRPLEDVMAAHGEDASGHGVPALVHLLCCYLLTHGVDYDTLVSEDWCAEEVRTRLLLERGAAGLPSDAPEPPPGSDAAVATGLLRLFLDELPHALIPPSAATKILQLLTERGPVALPESGNLCEEALGVAVVPRLRRLLHRHLPLHSLCLLRYLTAFIHQLRTSNHNTCPVPVSALSRVLARVMVAAGDDNGGRGDDDDDDRRPQESQPRLANRLGEILILCYNDIFQNTDDDGDDLSDSVSSPSSVGECVGDGDEDDDDEGDTTTTDTDDFRSPPVSPQKTARPRGTATSVVRPPPLSLHQPPMSPRLPELGRGSGGASSSGGSGVACGGAWAASPAVKPLALVPLDLASPVTFDPGAPPSRAPADPQAASAAASAGHEDRPDTSADDALRKEQPPKEPLAEEAPDAFPGSLHRKRKEHADGKEGGEHDPKFIRSTREVVDHLDSIRPKVAPYSKELLVGPGVGPLLSPASPDDSLPSTQDEDEDATSQSPESSCVSAQDYWETGGESDLRDESERDEEEEEDFGGGGGGGGGLGVNDSHEERRLNERSFPRSYPQSSRRPRRRTKKRHHSHSPQDSSTRCQSSEDDERSSSYLRSLTSEEEEPTRYDPVPSDVVSCQPATGSVRPSSPVSREPSLGLSELLNAGEPVTSDRGSWGMRESSHCDSWHRTAPRYSRFDDESTMQSNWYRSDEDDIILSPRASEAFKDVGPANGSDDYKTPPGQGAVKILMKNINSIKKKIKRYEEEFESAFGYRPSHSEKMKHKEIKKYMSELSKARKELKQMKDDVAGMMSVPTVFPLSLLRCQESTNPNARPKNTSGTADTIRQVEDRLREKRSASGRPTELTNMNKTEMQEEKTALQKALLYYESVHGRPTTREDRDLARPLYDRYRQVKRIVMRSSSRAKENMVELAPILEHEAMDFTLASPQHRGSLQGDEIEKISLPPSPPSTPPVFESPVFEAPQMTTTTTTTTTMPGDDPKDTRRGVPLGDLHALPLSELRERKKEARDEKKKLRRALREFEENFERDLGRKVQKEDRGPMEQTYLDYKHAKAKLRLLEALLSKHEPHKV
- the LOC113806028 gene encoding protein FAM13A isoform X2, giving the protein MRRPSFCCDQHGSGETQCQPQEGGESTLARVRRFLAVSMGARAAGRSPTTRCKHRALPPDPLHAPAHAVHSLLAEMKEAGVGVQGVLGRPLEDVMAAHGEDASGHGVPALVHLLCCYLLTHGVDYDTLVSEDWCAEEVRTRLLLERGAAGLPSDAPEPPPGSDAAVATGLLRLFLDELPHALIPPSAATKILQLLTERGPVALPESGNLCEEALGVAVVPRLRRLLHRHLPLHSLCLLRYLTAFIHQLRTSNHNTCPVPVSALSRVLARVMVAAGDDNGGRGDDDDDDRRPQESQPRLANRLGEILILCYNDIFQNTDDDGDDLSDSVSSPSSVGECVGDGDEDDDDEGDTTTTDTDDFRSPPVSPQKTARPRGTATSVVRPPPLSLHQPPMSPRLPELGRGSGGASSSGGSGVACGGAWAASPAVKPLALVPLDLASPVTFDPGAPPSRAPADPQAASAAASAGHEDRPDTSADDALRKEQPPKEPLAEEAPDAFPGSLHRKRKEHADGKEGGEHDPKFIRSTREVVDHLDSIRPKVAPYSKELLVGPGVGPLLSPASPDDSLPSTQDEDEDATSQSPESSCVSAQDYWETGGESDLRDESERDEEEEEDFGGGGGGGGGLGVNDSHEERRLNERSFPRSYPQSSRRPRRRTKKRHHSHSPQREPSLGLSELLNAGEPVTSDRGSWGMRESSHCDSWHRTAPRYSRFDDESTMQSNWYRSDEDDIILSPRASEAFKDVGPANGSDDYKTPPGQGAVKILMKNINSIKKKIKRYEEEFESAFGYRPSHSEKMKHKEIKKYMSELSKARKELKQMKDDVAGMMSVPTVFPLSLLRCQESTNPNARPKNTSGTADTIRQVEDRLREKRSASGRPTELTNMNKTEMQEEKTALQKALLYYESVHGRPTTREDRDLARPLYDRYRQVKRIVMRSSSRAKENMVELAPILEHEAMDFTLASPQHRGSLQGDEIEKISLPPSPPSTPPVFESPVFEAPQMTTTTTTTTTMPGDDPKDTRRGVPLGDLHALPLSELRERKKEARDEKKKLRRALREFEENFERDLGRKVQKEDRGPMEQTYLDYKHAKAKLRLLEALLSKHEPHKV